GAAAAATATGAAACCTCAGGCAGAACAAatgcaaagagaaaaagaaagggaagtgcAAACTCCTCCACTGACACCAAGAAATCAGAGAAAGGGAGGCAGAAGCTCAGGGTGGGAGGCCCTCGGCCTGGCAGGAGGACACGAGAGGGCAGCTGGAGAGGAGACGGACGGACGGACCCCCAGGGTGAGCGGGAATCctgatgccctccagatgttctgcactccaactcccatccacccttcccacacagaaagaCAGGGATACTGGGGATTGCCGTCCAGCGACACTGGGGTGGGATGGGAGGCACGATTCCTACCCAGTTCTGCTCAATTCAGCCCATTTTATTTATtagttgtatttgtataccaccttatttgtttatttacttatttgtttatttacttactgtatttgtataccgcctttctcagccaattggcaactcaaggcggtttccaacaaatcagtatacataaaacataacataGATAAAAAGCATTAAACAGtaaaagacatcacaaaagcaataaaaacaacctcATGAGCGTCTcgttattctcaagcattgtccagttccattctcaggtcattcgatttcctatattagctactctgtatttgtaaacgcttcctccaacagccacgttttaacttgcctccgaaatgtcaagaaggagggagcagatctgatctccccagggagggcgttccatagacgacgggccaccactgagaaggccctgtctctcgtcccctccaaatgtgcttgtgaccaaggcgggaccgagagcagggcttccccagatgatctttaaGTCCTCaatggtttgtaaggggagatacgttcagacaggtaagttgggccagaaccgtttagggctttataggccaaagccagcactttgaattgggcccagtagcaaactggcagccagtggatctggagcaacaagggggttggatgctccctgagcgccgctcctgttaacaacctggctgccgttcgttggactagttgaagcttccggaccgtcttcaaaggcaaccccacgtagagagtattgcagtagtctatatgggatgtaaccagagtgtggactaccgtggccagatcagacttcccaaggtaagggcgcagctggtgcaaaagctcccctggccaccaccgagacctggggttccaggctcagcgatgaatccaagatcacacccaagctgcgaacctgcgtcttcagggggagtgtgaccccatccaacacaggctgtaaccctatgccctgtttggccttgcgactgaccaggagtacctctgtcttgtctggattcaatttcaatttgttcgccctcatccagaccatcacaggagccaaacaccggttcaggacctggacagcctccaaacaccggttcaggacctggacaacgggtgagaaggagtgacagagttggacgtcatctgcatacagatgacaccgtaccccgaaactccggatgatctcccccagtggcttcatgtatatgttgaacatcatgggagacagtattgatccctggggaaccccacaagacaaaggatatggggttgaacaggtgtctcccaacaacaccttctgggtgcaaccctccagaaaggaccagagccactgtaaaacagtgccccccaggcccattccggagaggcatcccagaaggataccgtggtcgacggtatcaaaggccgctgagaggtccagtagaaccaacagggacacactccccctgtctagctcccggcgaagatcatccactaaggcgaccgaggctgtctcggttccatgtcccggtctaaagctagactgtgccagatccagataatccgtgtcttccaagaatacctggaattgtgaggccaccacgttccaggactttgcccaaaaaggggagattggaaacaggccgatagttgacgaattgagtggggtccagtcatggtttcttcaacagcggttttattacagcttgttttaagctccctggaatgttgccttcccgaagggaggcattaaccaccaccttcacccactcggccaatccccctctggcctcctttagaagccaggatgggcaggggtctggGATGCACGTGGTTGGCCTctttcctccaagtatcttgtccacatcctcgggtttcaccaactgaaatgaatccatcaaaactggacaagcagatgctcgtgttacattctCCCTCAtccttcctcacctttagaaagaaggtaaaaacgtggatgtgggacaaGGCCTTCGGGCCGTTTGGTTAAAAGGACAACTGACAATGTTGACTATGGCTTAGAAGTGGATTATGGGTACGTTAAACGGAGTACTCAGTATACAGCTATTTAAATaaccaccagactggtaatagctcagAGGACTGTTAAGTGTACTGTTTTCAtctttatgtcttaatgtttatgcttttaactgctataactgttgttttgtattttattatgtggcatcgaattgttgccaattggaagccgccctgagtcgtcccccccccccccccaagttggttgagaagagcggggtaaaagtgttcgaaataaacaaataaccagGGCAACGAGGAGACTAAAGTAGTGGTGGTGCGTGGAGACGaggtttgacttttaaaatgtctttactGGAGGCACGTTTTTTACAAAAAGGAGTAACTCATTATTACTCCAACCAAAATCCTTCTAATATCTTCAGccgccttcttctgaggtaaatcttcttcTCAATAAATGGACATGAGTCTTGATTATAAAGAACTGATCAAGGAAAATTTTATTTAAGGATTGACTGACAATTCAAGGCACTggcttgcctttttctcccttccgctTTCCCCTTCGCTCACGAGCTAATTCCTAATTTAAACAGGCCCAATTCACTCTGTAAACACGCAGGCTGAGGACTTAAACCCCCGGGTTCAGGGTCTCCACACACCAGAACCCAACTTCCACTCTTGTCCGCTGACTAAAAGAAACGCACTCTTTCCAAACGCCTGCCCCGGCcgagtggcagttagctccgcccctttggcttctctCACTTGGATACATTCTCACAGCCGGTTCCGTCGCTATGGCAACGCCTCAGCTCAGGCGACACATCAGCTGGCCTGCACTTATATCGTAACATTAATCAACATTTTTAAAACGTACATTATAATTAGCTATTTCGTTACAGCTTCTAACCAACGGCAGATAGCAAGCCGCATGGCAGAGAAGGACGTGGACATACAAGCCGCTCCCATCCTTCTCTCCAGATTCCATCCCTGTCATGCCATCTTCTCTGTTGTCTTAACCCTTGAGGTTGTTGTGCTATGAACACATGTCTATTAAGGACTGTCTCATTACACACTGGAGGTAAGTGTCATGCATTCCTAGCCATCTTTTTCTACACGACAGTCGTTGGGTCACATGAACCCCAAAAACCATTCCGTGGccgacccccctccctccctctctgccgAAGAAGaagcccttccttctcttctcaccctgtgggtctctccccagatgcgttttggccttcacctcccagaaatcctcacaactggtcaactggctgggatttctgggagttgtaggccacaacacctggggagagacccacagggtgagacccactgctctaagctaaacacacccagctcttttGAGACATTCCCTACAGCCCGTCTCTGGAGATATTCTGGCTTGTCCATATCCGCCTTGAGTTGTGCTGCCCAGAACGGGAGACAGAGCGATTGCAGGCGAGGTCTGAGCAAAGCAGGAGAACGGAGGCTGTGACTTCCTTGGACGTAGACACCACGTCTCCTCTCGGCACAGCCTGGGATCACATTGGCATTTgtggctgccacatcacactctggtttttaaatataatttttattcaaaggcaagaaagaaaagcaTGTTTATACAAATTACAATTTTGGGATTTTTGAAAAGGAATCCTTAACAAACACGAAAGACTGAACAACACACACCGacataaaaagaagaaaactaaGAGAACAACAGATCAACACAACTCTTGCCGCATGCTGATTTTCATCTGTATTCACTCACTTTAAATGTTGTTCTATATTTACTCTTCTGTTTCTAAATATAGTAAACTCATTCCTAAAACCCACAATAAACAAATGTCCCCTCATTGTTATAACTCGTGAATTATTAGTGGGTCCCAATCtcgtttcatagaatcctagagttggaagagacctcgtgggccatcatccggtccaaccccattacgccaagaagctggaaaattgcattcaaagcacccccgacagatggccatccagcttctgtttaaaagcttccaaagaaggagtctccaccacgctccctccagggcagagagttccactgctgaacagctctcacagtcaggacgttcttcctcatgttcaggtggaatctcctttcttgtggtttgaagccatggcttgTGTCCTcgtctcctgggcagcagaaatcaagcttgctccctccatttctccccaaaataagacactatttctttttcaagaagacacgctatggcttattttcagggaatgtcTTATTTGTATATCCATGGCCAGGATtccagtgctcaggtggagaggaggaggaggaggaggagacccagGGCTTGGTCCCTCCTTGGATGGGATAGACGacgccttcctcccttcctccctcagtccgccttcctcccttcctccctcagtCCTTCCGCACTTTCCCAGCACCCCTTTCCCACCCCCGtcttccctttttccagttccccCTTCCTGTCCCAGTCCTTACTATCCCCATTCCCCTCTCTCTCCACTCTCCATCCCAGCCTTTCCGAGGTTCCAGACCCCCTTTCCCACCTCAATCTTTCCTGTTCCCCAGTTGCCCCTTCTCACCCTAATCTCTCTTACTTTTCCAGAGACCCCCTTTCCAcctcattttcccactttttccaAACACTCCTTCCCATTCCAATTATTCCCCATTTCCAGTCCTTCTTTCCCACCCACTTCCCAagtcagtctttcccactttttattatacatatacacagcattttccccaaaatgtatatgTAGTTAaaattgtactctattattattacagttattattttactttatcgcTATTActacatttagtattttactctatcactgttactacatttttattgtgttattatttattatttttctctatttattattattcatacattttttttctctatttattattattacatttattattttactctatttattgttcttattattacatatattattttgccctatttattattattaatacatttaatattttaccctatttattattggaaggatacataagcacatttacactgaagaaggttgttgttgttcattcgttcagtcgtctccgactcttcgtgacctcgtggaccagcccacgccaaagctccctgtcggccgtcaccacccccagctccttcaaggtcagtccagtcacttcaaggatgccatccatccatcttgccctaggtcggcccctcttccttttgccttccactttccccagcataattgtcttctctaggctttgctgtctcctcatgatgtggccaaagtacttcaactttgtctctagcatccttccttccagtgagcagccaggttttatttcctggaggatggactggttggatcttcttgcagtccaaggcactctcagcactttcctccagcaccacagctcaaaagcatcgaccttccttcgctcagccttccctatggtccagctctcacatccgtaggttactacagggaataccatggcttggactaggcggatctttgttgccagtctgatgtctctactctttactattttatcgagactggacattgctctcctcccaagaagtaagcgtcttctgatttcctggccacagtctgcatctgcagtgatctttgcgcctagaaatacaaagtctgtcacggcctccacattttctccctctattttccagttgtcaatcattcttgttgccataatcttggtttttttgacgttcagctgcaacccggcttttgcgctttcttctttcaccttgattagaaggctcctcagctcctcctcgctttcggccatcagagtggtgtcatctgcatatctgaggttgttaatgtttcttccagcaattttcaccccagctttgcattcatcaagccccgcacatcgcatgatgtgttctgcatacaagttaaaaaggttgggtgagagtatgcagccttgccgtacgcctttcccaatcttgaaccagtctgttgttccgtggtcagttcttactgttgctacttggtccttgtacagattcctcaggagagagacaaggtggcttgggatgcccatcccactaagaacttgccacaatttattatgatccacacagtcaaggtTAAGACGATTTAGAAGAAGGTTAAGACGATTTaattattcagaaacatttaacctatagATGCCCCAATTaacgtaattttattggtatctatttttattcatgaaatttaccaatagctgctacatttcccaacctcagcttatactcaagccaATAAGTTTTCTCAGCTTTTGTGCtaaattaggtgcctcgtcttAAATtcggttggcttatactcaagtatatatgacATGTAGCtactctcctgtgtggattctttgatggatacgcagagtcccactttcactgaagctctttccacattccatgcatttatgtggcttctcccctgtgtgggttctttgatgcttACGCAGAgtcccactctgactgaagctcttcccacattccatgcatttatgtggcttctcccctgtgtggaccctttgatggatacgcagatgtccacttacactgaagctctttccacattccaagcatttatgtggcttctccgctgtgtggattctttgatggatacgcagtgTCCCACTTGCaccgaagctctttccacattccatgcatgtatgtggcttctcccctgtgtgggttctttgatggatacgcagagtccaactgtgactgaagctctttccacattccacgcatttatgtcgcttctcccctgtgtggaccctttgatggatacgcagatgtccactttcactgaagctctttccacattccaagcatttatgtggcttctcccctgtgtggattctttgatGGATACGTAGATGtccactgtgactgaagctctttccacattccatgcatttatgtcgcttctcccctgtgtgggttctttgatggatacgcagagtccaactgtgactgaagctctttccacattccatgcatgtatgtggcttctcccctgtgtgggtcctttgatggatacgcagatctccactctgactgaagctctttccacattccatgcatttatgtggcttctcccctgtgtggaccctttgatggatacgcagatgtccactttcactgaagctctttccacattccaagcatttatgtggcttctccgctgtgtggattctttgatggatacgcagtgTCCCACTTGCaccgaagctctttccacattccatgcatgtatgtggcttctcccctgtgtgggttctttgatggatacgcagagtccaactgtgactgaagctctttccacattccacgcatttatgtcgcttctcccctgtgtggaccctttgatggatacgcagatgtccactttcactgaagctctttccacattccaagcatttatgtggcttctcccctgtgtggattctttgatGGATACGTAGATGtccactgtgactgaagctctttccacattccatgcatttatgtggcttctcccctgtgtgggttctttgatggatacgcagagtccaactgtgactgaagctctttccacattccatgcatgtatgtggcttctcccctgtgtgggtcctttgatggatacgcagatctccactctgactgaagctctttccacattccatgcatttatatggtttctcccctgtgtgggtcctttgatgggtacgtagatgtccactctgactgaagctctttccacattccatgcattgatgtggcttctctcctgtgtgcgtcctttgatggatacgcagatctccactctgactgaagctctttccacattccatgcatgtatgtggcttctctcctgtgtgagttcgtTGATGTGTAGTAAGAGAACATCTCGCagtgaaacatttcccacattccataCAGTTATGttgcttctcccctgtgtgtgatTTTGACAAGGAATTGAGATTTTCCATTGTTTTACATTTATGATTCTAATATTATGCCAGAAGGTCACAGATATGTTCTCCTGATTTCCTCTTCTCAGTCTTTGTATTGCTCTAGTCCATTTGAATAAACATATTACCAAGCCTCACTGTTTACAGCAcaatcctccctttcctccttgaaTACACAGCTATGGAGCttgaaatataatttctccaactTATTTCTTGTGAGTGTTGTGTAATTTCATTCCTGACCTAAGCCAAAGGGAAGTGTTCTTCTCGAGGTTCATTCAGAGGTTACCTGCCagagaaatgagaggaaaatctTATCAGGAGCAGAGCACAGAAATACCTCATTGAACAATAAGAACAATAGCTTAGTGCTGTAGCCAAtgcaggagaagaagggagaaagagcggTCCTATTGAGAAGAGCCTCTGCCTGCTGAGAAGAACTTTAACACTTGCCCAACAAAGAGCAAGCCCTGCAAAGAGGGGAGAGTGGCCCACGATTCTCTGCAGGAGATTGTTTGCACTGCAGTGTGTTCAGAGTGTCATCCAATCTTTGCAAAGGAAGACTTGTAACAATATGGTCAGCACAGAAAGGGCTCAGATTGCAAAGCGTTTCCTGCCTAGATCCCGCTTCCTCACATCCCAACTCAGAACCTGAGTGACCACCTGTATGGGCAGACCATCCCAAGTGGTCAGTCTTGTGAGAAAAATACTTCATTTCTTCCAACTGAAGCAATTTTTTCTCTGACCTCAGGCAGAACAactgcaaagaaaaaaacaaagcgAACTTCTACACCAAGACCACAAAAACGGAGATAGGGATGCAGAAGCACAGGGTGGGAGGCACTCAGCCTAGCAGCAGGACACGAGAGAAGGGGGTCTAGAGGAGACGGAAGGGTGGACCCCCAGTGCTAAAGATGACGTTTGTGCGATGGCtcaagggggaggagggaggccaTCGCATTCACCGCATCCACTACAGGCCCCTCTTTGGCCCTCGGAGCCCATTTGCAGGGGTTTCATTGAGGATCACCTGCCAGGTGAGTTGAGGCTGTCACCTGGGTAGTGCCAGGCTTGTTTCCTAAGCAGGACATTGCATAGCTCCTGGGGGATCGCAgttccctagatcagtggttctcaacctctgtccctccaggtgttttggcctacaactcctagaaatcccagccagttgaccagctgttgagatttctgggagtggaaggccaaaacatctgaggacccccaggttgagaaccactgccctagatggatCGCCATTGGGGGGAAGCAGAAGGAGAGACGTGCACACATATCATCATGTTTTCATCTGTACTGCCCACCCCCGACCCACTTTCCCAACCTGATCCCCTTCCCTCAAAATCTCCATTTGGAATCAAAGACTatttagaggaggaggaggaggaggaggaggagacaacgAAGGAGTTTGATTATAACGATACAATACCCTGTTAACCTATTGTATACAAACAGGGATCTCTAACTGATATAGACAAAGAGATAACccagaacagaaggaaggaagaggaggagaaccaACAATGAATGGACAACCAATGAATGGAATTGGTTTTTGAAACAGAAGATAGAAGTGGAGTTCTTCTTGTGCCATCctcatctatgtaaataaaaatgtaatattggtttgtgggattaacagaactcaaaaaccacgacacgaattgacaccaaatttgcacaGAATAcgcctaacagcccaatgtatgtccttcactcaaaatatttggattttgtcatttggaagttgtagttgctgggatttatagtttacttataatcaaagatgatggaatgatggaattgaatcaaccgtggcacacaggactcccatgagcaacggaaaacactagaagggtttggtgggcattgaccttgagtttgggaattgtagttcacctgcatgcagagagcactgtggactcaaacaaggatggatctggaccaaacttggcacgaatactccgtatgcccaaataggaactcagatggagtttgggggaaatagaacttgacatttgggagttgtagttactgggatttatagttcatctacaatcaaagagcattctgaaccctaccaacaacggaattggggcaaacttcccacacagaacccccatacttaaggccatctagtccaactcccttcttcaccagggcaagaaaacgtaatcaaagtcctcctgacaaagagctatccagccatagatacagataggtatatatgattcacacacagagagatatagtatcatagatttaaaaagggacccctaaagaaggacaatgatatgttgcatgttccagagaaggcaaagcagacactctccacatcaacactgacaaagaaacaacaagaaacactgtttatccacaagcagaaagaaattgcatatattagaaaccaatactttctaatTTAATTTCCAgatctccagactgggccacagcaacacctggcaggggacggctagagaTTTGTCATTTTCTggatcagagagaaaagaggaaggaaaggaggaagggatttCAGCGTGGCCTTGAATCGAAGAGAAGTCAGCACAGCTCACTGATTTATCAAACATCCTCCTGAAGCATTGCCAAATATAAG
This genomic interval from Anolis sagrei isolate rAnoSag1 chromosome 2, rAnoSag1.mat, whole genome shotgun sequence contains the following:
- the LOC132764002 gene encoding zinc finger protein 658B-like isoform X2: MENLNSLSKSHTGEKQHNCMECGKCFTARCSLTTHQRTHTGEKPHTCMECGKSFSQSGDLRIHQRTHTGEKPHQCMECGKSFSQSGHLRTHQRTHTGEKPYKCMECGKSFSQSGDLRIHQRTHTGEKPHTCMECGKSFSHSWTLRIHQRTHTGEKPHKCMECGKSFSHSGHLRIHQRIHTGEKPHKCLECGKSFSESGHLRIHQRVHTGEKRHKCVECGKSFSHSWTLRIHQRTHTGEKPHTCMECGKSFGASGTLRIHQRIHTAEKPHKCLECGKSFSESGHLRIHQRVHTGEKPHKCMECGKSFSQSGDLRIHQRTHTGEKPHTCMECGKSFSHSWTLRIHQRTHTGEKRHKCMECGKSFSHSGHLRIHQRIHTGEKPHKCLECGKSFSESGHLRIHQRVHTGEKRHKCVECGKSFSHSWTLRIHQRTHTGEKPHTCMECGKSFGASGTLRIHQRIHTAEKPHKCLECGKSFSVSGHLRIHQRVHTGEKPHKCMECGKSFSQSGTLRKHQRTHTGEKPHKCMECGKSFSESGTLRIHQRIHTGE